The following are encoded in a window of Merismopedia glauca CCAP 1448/3 genomic DNA:
- the ylqF gene encoding ribosome biogenesis GTPase YlqF codes for MSIPAIQWYPGHIAKAEKALKEQLNRVDVVLEVRDARIPLATHHPQIDNWVGTKNKVLVINRLDTISPAMQKLWQESFLVQGQFAYFTNAKTGVGVAQVAKAAQKAGVEINQRRSDRGMLPRPVRAVVIGFPNVGKSALINRLLKRRVVESAARPGVTRQLRWIRISDRLELLDAPGVIPSKLDNQENALKLAICDDIGDAAYDNQRVSANFIDLIQELPPIVTESFISDLLESRYKLHPGEMSGEDYLHAVAELGFKGDVERTARQMLTDFRKGVLGAISLEVPPS; via the coding sequence ATGAGTATTCCCGCCATTCAGTGGTATCCCGGACACATTGCTAAAGCTGAAAAAGCTCTCAAAGAACAACTCAATCGAGTCGATGTGGTACTGGAGGTGCGAGATGCTCGAATTCCTCTAGCTACCCATCATCCCCAAATAGATAACTGGGTAGGAACCAAGAATAAGGTATTAGTCATCAATCGCCTAGATACTATTTCTCCAGCGATGCAAAAATTATGGCAAGAATCCTTTCTGGTTCAAGGTCAATTTGCCTATTTCACGAACGCCAAAACTGGGGTAGGAGTGGCTCAGGTGGCGAAAGCAGCCCAAAAAGCTGGGGTTGAGATTAATCAAAGGAGGAGCGATCGCGGTATGCTTCCTCGTCCAGTACGCGCAGTTGTGATAGGCTTTCCTAACGTGGGAAAATCAGCTTTAATCAATCGGCTGCTGAAGCGCAGAGTAGTCGAAAGTGCAGCACGTCCTGGAGTTACAAGGCAGTTACGTTGGATTAGAATTTCGGATCGACTAGAGTTATTAGATGCCCCTGGAGTTATCCCATCCAAGTTAGATAATCAGGAAAATGCACTTAAACTAGCTATTTGTGACGATATTGGAGATGCTGCCTATGATAATCAAAGAGTTTCAGCCAATTTTATCGATTTAATTCAAGAATTACCACCTATTGTCACTGAATCTTTTATAAGTGACCTTTTGGAATCGCGCTATAAACTTCACCCTGGAGAAATGAGTGGTGAAGATTATTTACACGCAGTAGCAGAACTGGGATTTAAAGGAGATGTAGAGAGAACCGCTAGACAAATGTTAACGGATTTCCGCAAAGGGGTTTTAGGCGCAATATCTCTAGAAGTTCCACCTAGTTAA
- a CDS encoding universal stress protein has protein sequence MFHTVLFPLDRSREAREAVDVVINIVEKYASRLVLLSVVETDSPNAEEGMASPEAVAELLANAQELFSQKGVQTEVIEREGKAAFTICDVADELDIDLIVMGCRGLGLTEDGASESVTNRVINLSPCPVLIVP, from the coding sequence ATGTTTCACACCGTTCTCTTTCCTTTAGATAGAAGTCGAGAAGCTCGCGAAGCAGTTGATGTAGTCATTAACATCGTTGAAAAATATGCCAGTCGTCTGGTACTACTCTCAGTAGTTGAAACCGATTCCCCTAATGCGGAAGAGGGTATGGCTTCCCCAGAAGCTGTCGCGGAACTTTTAGCCAACGCTCAAGAATTATTTTCGCAAAAAGGCGTTCAAACAGAAGTCATTGAACGGGAGGGAAAAGCCGCGTTTACAATTTGCGATGTGGCTGACGAATTAGATATAGACTTGATTGTCATGGGTTGTCGCGGACTAGGATTAACAGAAGACGGTGCATCCGAAAGCGTGACTAATCGTGTCATCAATCTTTCTCCTTGTCCGGTATTAATCGTTCCTTGA
- the xseA gene encoding exodeoxyribonuclease VII large subunit has product MESQALSVGQLTEYIQSTLESDDRLQNVWVMGEVSSSNPHRSGIFFTLQDSENQSQISCVVWQGLVAKLQEIPARGVKVLVLGSIRLYPQRGQYQLTAWQVLPLGEGLQALQYRQLRARLEAEGLFDLSRKRSLPVHPQTIAVVTSPQAAAWGDIQKTLKQRYPGLKVLLSPATVQGEQAPDSIVRAIARVERDGRAEVLVLARGGGAVEELACFNDEKVARAVADCSIPVVTGIGHQRDESLADLAADVCAHTPTAAAELVVPELATLIAECRQQQTELSEAVQFHLERSQTHLANLKARYNRLPIEQQLQQQRQRVKQQQNRLTQAVNWRFKALEQHQTMLQAKLTALDPQRVLERGYAVVKLESGAIANSVEQVAIGQYLEITLAQGRIQVQVTDLSFN; this is encoded by the coding sequence ATGGAAAGCCAAGCCTTATCGGTAGGACAGTTAACTGAGTATATCCAATCTACTTTGGAGTCGGATGATCGCTTACAAAATGTGTGGGTAATGGGGGAGGTATCTAGTTCCAATCCACATCGCAGTGGCATTTTCTTTACCCTACAAGACTCGGAAAACCAAAGCCAGATAAGTTGTGTGGTTTGGCAAGGTTTGGTGGCTAAACTTCAAGAAATACCCGCCAGAGGGGTTAAAGTTTTAGTCTTGGGTAGCATCCGTTTGTATCCTCAAAGGGGGCAATATCAGCTTACAGCTTGGCAAGTTTTACCTTTGGGGGAAGGGTTGCAGGCTTTGCAGTATCGTCAGCTTAGAGCGCGTTTAGAAGCTGAGGGATTATTCGATCTTAGTCGCAAGCGATCGCTTCCGGTTCATCCCCAAACGATAGCTGTTGTCACTTCCCCTCAAGCCGCCGCTTGGGGGGATATCCAAAAAACCCTCAAACAGCGCTATCCTGGGTTAAAGGTGTTATTATCTCCAGCTACCGTCCAAGGAGAACAGGCTCCAGATTCGATTGTGAGGGCGATCGCGCGGGTAGAACGAGATGGGAGGGCTGAAGTCCTAGTTTTGGCTCGTGGTGGCGGTGCTGTCGAGGAATTAGCGTGTTTTAATGATGAGAAGGTGGCTAGGGCTGTGGCTGATTGTTCTATCCCTGTCGTGACGGGAATTGGACATCAACGAGATGAATCTTTAGCAGATTTGGCGGCTGATGTTTGCGCTCATACCCCAACTGCGGCGGCGGAATTAGTTGTACCAGAATTGGCTACACTGATTGCAGAGTGTCGCCAGCAACAAACTGAGTTATCTGAAGCGGTACAATTTCACTTAGAGCGATCGCAGACACATTTAGCTAACCTGAAAGCCAGATATAATCGATTACCTATCGAGCAACAATTGCAACAGCAACGGCAACGGGTGAAACAGCAGCAAAATCGTCTTACTCAAGCGGTTAACTGGCGATTTAAAGCTTTAGAGCAACACCAAACCATGTTGCAAGCCAAACTCACAGCTTTAGACCCTCAACGGGTTTTGGAACGAGGTTACGCAGTGGTTAAACTAGAAAGTGGGGCGATCGCCAATAGTGTCGAGCAAGTTGCGATCGGACAATATTTAGAAATTACTTTAGCACAAGGCAGAATTCAAGTTCAGGTGACAGATTTGAGTTTTAATTAA
- the xseB gene encoding exodeoxyribonuclease VII small subunit: MSLNKSKNKSESILKDPDWTYEDTVAKAEKIINSIESGKLSLSEVFEQFQLASSYLRECERFLEQKRQEMNLSIEYLEPQLEE, from the coding sequence ATGTCTCTCAATAAATCAAAAAATAAATCTGAATCTATCTTGAAAGATCCGGATTGGACGTATGAAGATACGGTAGCTAAAGCCGAAAAAATCATCAACAGTATTGAATCTGGAAAACTGTCATTATCAGAAGTCTTTGAACAGTTTCAGTTAGCTTCTAGTTACTTACGTGAATGCGAACGCTTTTTAGAACAAAAGCGACAAGAAATGAATTTATCTATTGAATATTTAGAGCCTCAATTAGAAGAATAG
- the ilvA gene encoding threonine ammonia-lyase, biosynthetic — MYCDYLVQILTARVYDVAQESPLEIAPNLSARLDNQLLLKREDMQSVFSFKLRGAYNKMAQLPPDLLKQGVIAASAGNHAQGVALSAAKLGTQAIIVMPVTTPQVKVNAVKARGGQVILHGNTYDDAYAFARQLEVEKGLTFIHPFDDPYVIAGQGTIGMEILRQYQKPIHAIFVAIGGGGLISGIGAYVKRLRPEIKIIGVEPVDADAMRQSIEAGKRIRLSQVGLFADGVAVREVGEETFRLCQEYVDEIILVDTDATCAAIKDVFEDTRSILEPAGALAIAGAKAYVEREQIAGETLIAIACGANMNFDRLRFVAERAEFGEDREAIFAVTIPEQRGSLRKFCECIGDRNLTEFNYRIADNQDAHIFVGLQIQNRADGLTISANFEACGFKTLDLSDDELTKLHLRHMVGGHSSLAHNELLYRFEFPERPGALMKFLCSMSPDWNISMFHYRNNGADYGRIVVGMQVPPHEMEQWQEFLDNLGYQYWDENQNPAYKLFLG; from the coding sequence ATGTATTGCGATTACTTAGTACAGATTCTCACCGCTCGCGTTTATGATGTTGCTCAGGAATCTCCGTTAGAAATTGCCCCCAATCTCTCAGCCAGATTAGATAATCAACTCCTACTGAAGCGAGAAGATATGCAATCGGTCTTTTCCTTCAAGTTGCGGGGAGCTTACAATAAAATGGCGCAACTTCCTCCAGATCTTCTCAAACAAGGAGTAATAGCAGCTTCGGCGGGAAATCATGCTCAAGGGGTAGCTTTAAGTGCTGCGAAACTGGGAACCCAAGCTATAATTGTCATGCCTGTGACTACCCCGCAGGTTAAAGTAAATGCAGTGAAAGCCCGTGGCGGTCAGGTAATTTTGCATGGGAACACCTATGATGATGCTTATGCCTTTGCTCGTCAACTAGAGGTAGAAAAAGGGTTGACATTCATCCATCCTTTTGACGATCCCTATGTGATAGCCGGACAAGGCACAATTGGAATGGAGATTTTGCGCCAATACCAAAAGCCGATTCATGCTATCTTTGTGGCGATCGGCGGTGGTGGGTTAATTTCAGGAATTGGGGCTTATGTGAAGAGGTTGCGCCCAGAAATCAAGATTATTGGGGTAGAACCTGTTGATGCTGATGCGATGCGTCAATCTATTGAAGCTGGGAAACGGATACGCCTTTCGCAAGTGGGATTATTCGCCGATGGGGTAGCTGTGCGAGAGGTGGGAGAAGAAACTTTCCGCCTGTGTCAAGAATATGTAGACGAGATTATTCTGGTAGATACAGATGCTACTTGTGCGGCAATTAAGGATGTATTTGAAGATACTAGGTCAATTTTAGAGCCGGCTGGCGCTTTGGCGATCGCTGGTGCCAAAGCTTATGTAGAAAGGGAGCAAATCGCGGGAGAAACCTTGATTGCCATAGCTTGCGGTGCTAATATGAACTTCGATCGCCTCCGCTTTGTGGCAGAAAGGGCAGAGTTTGGAGAAGATCGAGAAGCGATTTTTGCCGTGACTATACCGGAACAAAGGGGCAGTTTGCGGAAGTTTTGTGAATGTATCGGCGATCGCAACTTAACTGAATTTAATTATCGCATTGCCGATAACCAAGATGCTCACATATTTGTGGGGTTGCAAATTCAAAACCGCGCTGATGGATTGACAATTTCGGCTAATTTTGAAGCTTGTGGGTTCAAAACCCTAGATTTAAGCGATGACGAACTTACGAAACTCCACTTACGTCATATGGTGGGGGGACATTCATCCCTAGCTCATAATGAATTACTCTACCGCTTCGAGTTTCCCGAACGTCCTGGTGCTTTAATGAAGTTCTTATGTTCCATGAGTCCCGACTGGAATATTAGTATGTTCCATTATCGGAATAATGGGGCTGATTACGGGCGAATCGTCGTAGGAATGCAAGTACCACCTCACGAAATGGAGCAGTGGCAAGAATTTTTAGATAATTTGGGCTATCAGTATTGGGATGAAAACCAAAATCCTGCCTATAAGCTCTTTTTGGGATAA
- a CDS encoding tetratricopeptide repeat-containing S1 family peptidase gives MLRVLPEINRLFTPILVVTSIWAISASPARSLSASEVAQIAKTIAVKIENPSLRLHGSGTLIKQEGKTYYVLTAYHVLSQSGKYTLIAPDGQKYSIDDKTIKHKSGTDLAVFQFQSDKTYKIAKIGDSDKVTEGNLSYVAGFPKPTAAFPISAFRFLEGKITANASRPVDEGYQIVYSNNTLGGMSGGAVLNEQGELIGVHGRAETVADITKGSPKPVSTGNNLGIAINTFLRLALMDVGVQAPEVQVATKPKADDLYLQAVAKYSKGDYQGAIATYGKIIDLKPQNARAYINRGSARAQIKDYQGAIADFDAALKLNPKDALAYANRGAVRSDLGDTKGEIADYTQAIDLAPQVAIAYNNRGVAHYESGNKVQAEADLDKAIELDPNLPLAYNNRGMLRYYLKQYAAAAGDFSEAIRLDPQYAQAYNNRGLAIYNLGNKLGSTGDFSQAIALDPSLASAYYNRANVRSETGFKAGAIADFSKALQLDPQLSKPVSSNSAKVNVNFAQGITFAPNSAQVYINRGIARFQFNNPAAAIFDYTEALRIDPRSALAYYRRGIAYYAMGNVQSAIIDWQQAKAFDFNLLEPQLLLAAALYAQGNETEALQNGERVIPQLRNIFGANFKIQQDEWGDRLFQDTAKFLDSPRIRTLLR, from the coding sequence ATGTTAAGAGTATTGCCAGAAATAAACCGCCTCTTTACCCCCATCCTCGTCGTTACTTCCATTTGGGCGATTTCAGCTTCCCCAGCTAGATCGCTTTCAGCCTCAGAAGTGGCGCAAATTGCCAAAACGATCGCCGTTAAAATCGAAAATCCGTCGTTAAGATTGCATGGTTCGGGTACGCTGATTAAACAGGAAGGTAAAACCTACTACGTTTTGACAGCTTATCACGTACTCAGTCAATCGGGTAAATACACCCTCATCGCACCGGATGGACAAAAATACTCCATAGATGACAAAACCATCAAGCACAAATCGGGGACAGATTTAGCTGTATTCCAGTTTCAAAGCGATAAAACCTACAAAATTGCGAAAATAGGTGACTCTGATAAAGTTACAGAAGGCAATCTCTCTTATGTCGCGGGTTTCCCTAAACCGACAGCAGCTTTTCCAATTTCGGCTTTTCGGTTTCTCGAAGGTAAAATTACGGCTAATGCTTCTCGTCCGGTAGATGAAGGTTATCAAATCGTCTACAGTAATAATACCTTGGGGGGGATGAGTGGCGGTGCCGTGTTGAACGAACAAGGAGAACTGATTGGAGTTCATGGAAGAGCCGAAACTGTGGCAGATATAACTAAAGGTAGCCCAAAACCAGTCAGTACGGGTAATAATTTGGGAATTGCAATTAATACCTTTTTGCGACTCGCTTTGATGGATGTAGGGGTGCAAGCACCGGAGGTGCAAGTAGCAACTAAACCCAAGGCTGACGATCTATATCTGCAAGCTGTAGCTAAGTATAGTAAGGGTGATTATCAAGGAGCGATCGCCACTTATGGCAAAATAATCGATCTTAAACCCCAAAATGCTAGGGCTTACATCAATCGAGGTTCGGCACGCGCCCAAATTAAGGATTATCAGGGAGCGATCGCAGATTTTGACGCAGCATTGAAGCTGAATCCCAAAGATGCTCTAGCTTATGCAAATAGAGGAGCCGTGCGTAGCGATCTGGGGGATACTAAAGGGGAAATAGCCGATTATACTCAAGCTATAGATTTAGCTCCACAGGTGGCGATCGCCTACAATAATCGAGGGGTAGCTCATTACGAATCGGGAAATAAAGTTCAAGCTGAAGCAGACTTAGACAAAGCGATCGAACTCGATCCCAATTTACCTTTAGCCTACAATAATCGCGGGATGTTGCGTTATTACCTCAAGCAATATGCAGCAGCAGCAGGAGACTTTTCCGAAGCGATTAGACTAGATCCACAATATGCTCAAGCCTACAATAACCGAGGTTTAGCGATTTACAATTTAGGGAATAAACTTGGTTCAACTGGAGATTTTAGCCAAGCGATCGCCCTAGATCCGAGTTTGGCATCAGCATACTATAATCGTGCTAACGTCCGCTCGGAAACAGGCTTTAAAGCTGGAGCGATCGCCGATTTTAGCAAAGCTTTACAGTTAGATCCGCAGTTATCTAAACCTGTATCCAGTAATAGCGCTAAAGTAAATGTCAACTTTGCTCAAGGCATCACTTTCGCACCCAATAGCGCCCAAGTATATATTAATCGGGGTATAGCTCGGTTTCAATTCAACAATCCTGCGGCTGCAATCTTCGACTATACGGAAGCACTGAGAATAGATCCGCGATCGGCTCTGGCTTATTATCGTCGAGGCATTGCCTACTATGCAATGGGAAACGTTCAATCTGCAATTATAGACTGGCAACAAGCCAAGGCGTTTGATTTTAACCTGCTGGAACCACAACTATTGTTAGCCGCAGCCTTGTACGCTCAAGGGAATGAAACAGAAGCTTTACAAAATGGAGAGCGAGTTATTCCTCAATTACGAAACATTTTCGGTGCAAACTTCAAAATACAACAAGACGAATGGGGCGATCGCTTGTTTCAAGATACCGCCAAATTCCTAGATAGTCCTCGGATTCGGACACTTTTACGGTAA
- a CDS encoding DUF938 domain-containing protein: MSDYPDARQYAPATERNREPILQVLREILPPIGTILEISSGTGEHAVYFAPHLYPRHWIPSDPNPIARASITAWQEHFPADNLHPPINLDVTAPIWSIEAKKYRHLDLTVEPIKAIANINMIHIAPWKACLGLMAGARRILPQGGILYLYGPFKQGGKHTAPSNEAFDASLRAQNPEWGVRDLDEVVAVAERENLKLIKTVAMPANNLSVVFQL; the protein is encoded by the coding sequence ATGTCAGACTATCCAGATGCCAGACAGTACGCTCCCGCAACAGAACGCAATCGCGAACCAATTTTACAAGTATTACGAGAAATACTACCGCCTATAGGTACAATTCTTGAAATTTCTAGCGGTACGGGAGAACACGCCGTTTATTTTGCCCCTCACCTCTATCCCCGTCACTGGATTCCTTCAGATCCCAATCCTATTGCCAGAGCTAGTATCACCGCATGGCAAGAACATTTTCCGGCGGATAACTTACACCCTCCCATAAATCTCGATGTAACAGCCCCAATTTGGAGTATTGAAGCCAAAAAATATCGACATTTGGACTTAACGGTAGAACCGATAAAAGCGATCGCCAATATCAACATGATTCACATTGCCCCCTGGAAAGCTTGTCTGGGCTTGATGGCAGGAGCGAGGCGGATTTTACCTCAAGGGGGAATTCTCTACCTTTACGGGCCTTTTAAGCAAGGTGGAAAGCATACTGCACCCAGTAACGAGGCATTTGATGCTAGTTTGCGCGCCCAAAATCCAGAATGGGGGGTAAGAGATCTTGATGAAGTAGTAGCAGTAGCTGAACGGGAAAACCTGAAACTGATTAAAACTGTAGCAATGCCAGCAAATAATCTATCTGTCGTTTTTCAGCTTTAA